A DNA window from Acropora palmata chromosome 12, jaAcrPala1.3, whole genome shotgun sequence contains the following coding sequences:
- the LOC141859674 gene encoding translation machinery-associated protein 16-like gives MPKVKKTRVHCQKVTHPNSRKATKLTRKAHRADKLLRKKAERNYLLQVRVGEKFRWFYENLEDGKEQYSCSEVCHLIERYLHRFDMELKKINEQNSMNGRHGRSHASREDALTTIIEWETEMYDTCGIELPDLTSAKTLAQFKEWNCDVAGLKLINMRKFHSSLKDKNHETMNSDIEKGDSISFDKEKA, from the exons ATG CctaaagtaaagaaaacaagagtTCATTGCCAGAAAGTTACTCATCCAAATTCTAGAAAAGCAACTAAGCTGACTCGGAAAGCACACAGAGCAGACAAGTTACTAAG gAAAAAGGCAGAGAGGAATTATCTCCTTCAAGTCAGAG TGGGTGAAAAGTTTAGATGGTTTTATGAAAATCTAGAGGATGGAAAAGAGCAGTATTCATGTTCAGAAGTATGCCATCTCATTGAGAG ATATTTACACAGATTTGACATggagcttaaaaaaataaatgagcaGAACAGTATGAATGGGCGACATGGCAGATCTCATGCCTCAAGAGAGGATGCTCTGACCACAATCATAGAGTGGGAAACAGAAATGTATGACACATGTGGAATAG AACTTCCAGATCTTACTTCTGCTAAAACCTTGGCTCAGTTTAA gGAGTGGAACTGTGATGTTGCAGGCCTAAAGCTTATAAACATGAGAAAATTTCATTCTTCCctgaaagacaaaaatcaTGAAACAATGAATTCAGACATCGAAAAAGGAGACAGCATTAGTTTCGATAAAGAGAAAGCTTAG
- the LOC141859673 gene encoding mitochondrial import inner membrane translocase subunit Tim29-like translates to MAAKLRNLRTVFGKLNRVNSMFLPQFENLRQRKLGKSAINIFIDYKAVFTDFYHEAKEKPLRFLTMLATFGSLYYIYEQNPDINSYDDELLECANELLQISHLIRNPSSDSYVQKILKFRSQERIRIQSLGLFSVVWVCEFGPDCDLYERHCYYTQPRWKSFPEKFLDVGFLGRWYYLQKAMIDYDVNEFELADCPPDTD, encoded by the coding sequence atggcggccaagCTGAGGAACTTGAGGACTGTATTTGGAAAGCTGAACCGTGTAAACAGCATGTTTTTGCCCCAGTTTGAGAATCTAAGGCAAAGGAAGCTTGGAAAATCCgctattaatatttttattgactACAAAGCTGTCTTCACAGACTTTTATCACGAAGCGAAGGAGAAACCTTTGAGGTTTCTAACGATGCTTGCAACATTTGGTAGCTTGTACTACATCTACGAACAAAATCCCGATATAAACTCTTATGACGATGAATTGCTAGAATGCGCAAATGAACTCCTTCAAATCAGTCATTTAATTAGGAATCCGTCCTCTGACAGTTATGTTCAGAAGATACTGAAATTTCGAAGTCAGGAGAGGATACGGATTCAAAGTTTGGgtttgttttctgttgtttgGGTCTGTGAATTTGGACCAGACTGCGATCTTTATGAACGGCACTGTTATTATACTCAACCAAGATGGAAGTCATTTCCGGAAAAATTTCTTGACGTTGGATTTCTTGGACGATGGTACTATCTGCAGAAGGCAATGATTGACTATGATGTCAATGAATTTGAGTTGGCTGACTGTCCTCCAGACACTGATTAA
- the LOC141859671 gene encoding uncharacterized protein LOC141859671 — translation MSVHRPISDKEASTGKGYPIIIIEPSDLQAKLSTVQMSPSLAFDSGPACELKPHELDLKNLPVPDSPELDDSLRNLLMETRIVSGGTVNEDNDDSISEISACSSVVTLETVDEGDLGGPSILSRQTTSKSSSGAKPSWTSETASCFQSSFETEEEDGRKIMKKPAKKISDLFTFNMSNFGIYEENDESKQSSASAAGERRRKLSITRRISPLSLHGLFAGNTSASISKQESVGEKAETTKKTRKLSLTIFNKPSTEKERKRRNTDPQLSSNHQDTNIMENEENKSQENTALVRKESQTKPVAEHTLFKEEDVKIHHLIETVLRAHLLSMNEYKRETCDRVCKSICQILKTLVVPMKTTENDPQCKVVCQAYIGSVKDEGLFATVQTLWENDKDNFAAASFRNDSLFGFASVITTTLH, via the coding sequence ATGAGCGTTCATCGTCCTATTTCTGATAAAGAAGCATCGACAGGAAAAGGATATCCTATAATAATCATCGAACCAAGCGACTTGCAAGCTAAGCTCAGCACGGTACAAATGTCCCCTTCATTGGCGTTTGATTCTGGTCCTGCTTGCGAATTGAAACCTCATGAGCTGGACCTGAAAAATCTTCCAGTGCCTGACTCCCCCGAGCTTGACGATTCTTTACGAAACTTGCTGATGGAAACTCGTATCGTATCTGGTGGCACAGTTAACGAGGACAATGATGACAGTATATCTGAAATTTCAGCATGCAGCTCCGTCGTTACTTTAGAGACTGTTGACGAGGGGGATTTAGGCGGTCCATCCATCCTTTCCAGGCAAACAACATCCAAATCATCTTCGGGAGCAAAACCAAGTTGGACCTCAGAAACCGCAAGCTGCTTCCAGTCGTCTTTCGAGACCGAAGAGGAAGATGGCcgaaaaataatgaaaaaacctgcaaagaaaatttccGACTTGTTCACATTTAACATGTCAAATTTTGGAATTTACGAGGAAAACGATGAATCAAAGCAGAGCTCAGCATCAGCAGCTGGGGAAAGGAGACGAAAGCTAAGCATCACAAGGAGAATCTCGCCTTTGTCTTTACATGGGCTTTTCGCTGGAAACACATCTGCGTCCATCAGTAAACAGGAAAGTGTTGGTGAAAAAGCTGAGACTACCAAAAAGACGCGTAAACTCTCATTGACAATATTCAATAAACCATCAACTGAAAAAGAACGAAAGAGAAGAAATACTGACCCACAACTCTCATCCAACCATCAAGACACAAACATCATGGAAaatgaggaaaacaaaagtcaGGAAAATACTGCCTTGGTTAGAAAAGAGTCCCAAACCAAACCTGTCGCTGAACATACGCTTTTTAAAGAAGAAGACGTGAAAATTCATCACCTCATTGAAACTGTTCTGCGAGCGCATTTGCTCTCAATGAACGAATACAAGAGAGAAACATGTGACCGAGTTTGCAAAAGTATCTGCCAAATCTTAAAAACTCTTGTAGTCCCCATGAAGACAACAGAAAATGACCCTCAATGCAAAGTAGTATGCCAAGCTTACATTGGTTCCGTAAAAGACGAGGGATTGTTTGCAACAGTTCAAACTCTTTGGGAAAACGACAAAGACAATTTCGCGGCCGCGAGTTTTAGGAATGATTCTCTATTTGGCTTTGCATCGGTGATAACTACCACGTTGCATTAA